A section of the Nitrospirota bacterium genome encodes:
- a CDS encoding universal stress protein encodes MRVVVAVDRSDPTFELVHAVTRLYTPVELTLVHAVDHGLARYPDKEPIGRGTAPEELRPLLDSGYKFLEQAAKSIPSELNLVVKRVCELGNAARVVINTAQMEAADLIVTGSRGLSSEEREFTVGSVSDRIASHAPCSTLVVKQVPDQIRRVLVAVNGIDDAAQIQRWLLANPFHDPVETTVLHVVPTLKAYRNDSALAHHDRFHENLHEDSVGWGQNLVDNVAAKLSGTPAHAPAGGCYKAHGQVSSGDPPEVIVEESARQDLVIMASHGFQSAVRFISGSVAQKVLHRVAVPVLIIG; translated from the coding sequence ATGCGTGTGGTCGTGGCAGTCGATCGATCCGATCCGACATTCGAGCTGGTGCATGCGGTCACTCGACTCTACACCCCGGTTGAGCTCACGCTGGTGCATGCGGTCGATCACGGGCTTGCGCGGTATCCTGACAAGGAGCCTATAGGCCGAGGAACGGCTCCGGAAGAGCTGCGTCCCCTGCTGGACTCCGGATACAAGTTCCTGGAGCAGGCGGCGAAATCCATCCCGTCTGAATTGAACCTCGTGGTCAAGCGAGTGTGCGAGCTGGGGAACGCGGCGCGCGTGGTCATCAACACCGCGCAGATGGAGGCGGCTGACTTGATCGTCACCGGCTCGCGCGGGCTCAGTAGTGAAGAGAGAGAGTTCACCGTCGGCAGCGTGTCCGACCGGATCGCCAGCCATGCCCCCTGCTCGACGCTGGTCGTCAAACAGGTGCCGGATCAGATCCGTCGCGTGCTGGTCGCCGTGAATGGGATCGACGACGCGGCACAAATCCAACGCTGGCTCTTGGCCAACCCCTTTCACGACCCGGTCGAAACGACCGTGTTGCACGTGGTGCCGACGCTCAAGGCCTATCGCAACGATAGCGCATTGGCCCATCACGATCGATTTCATGAGAATTTGCATGAGGATTCGGTGGGCTGGGGACAAAACCTTGTGGATAATGTCGCGGCAAAGCTCAGCGGGACACCTGCCCACGCCCCTGCAGGAGGGTGCTACAAGGCACATGGCCAGGTTTCCAGTGGTGATCCGCCTGAGGTGATCGTCGAGGAATCGGCCCGGCAGGACCTCGTGATTATGGCATCCCATGGCTTTCAGAGCGCGGTCCGGTTCATCTCCGGGAGCGTCGCTCAGAAAGTCCTTCACCGCGTCGCCGTCCCCGTCCTGATCATCGGATAA
- a CDS encoding NADH-quinone oxidoreductase subunit L, with protein MMMNTAYILIPALPFAAFLIIALGSRWLGEGSHRLAIPAVSASFILSVLACIDVYQNGARSIPLYTLITSGSLTVEAGLYVDAVTVTLLFLVTGVSSLVHVFSSRYMQADPRYARFFALIALFTFAMVMLVMGANLFMLFMFWEIMGLCSYLLISHWSRRPSACDAATKAFLVNGVADIGLAFGIYLTWATFGTLDIQTILSAAPQYADQTVNLLGWLGLEWQAPILSVIALLLFMGPIGKSAQIPLHVWLPFAMEAPTPVSALIHAATMVNAGVYLLIRMAPLYVLAPGIMNVVAVIGGMTALFAALVALTQFDIKRILAYSTISQLGFMVMACGVGAYGAAIFHLLTHGAMKSFLFLSAGSALHNLGGAHHGEHDGDHAEHGGPSRPRVSRQYVRLYVGALIMGLIPPIVIFWGPYEQLWELSHLDHARVAFWITGLATTFFVAFYLFQGTMEIFTPSGRVDWSEGFRPEMMRPQLFSASLLLGLIPITAGLALLRLLIWGDFLEFISPVHHEGAAALERILLAGWSPVSLLLGVGVAIAGWATAFYFHIFPIHPSAWWAERKKALYLFFLNQGYFDQVYETMIIRPYLRFASWLWQNLDVRLIDRPSDWLVHTADKIGMRVVKVFGGNQAVDVKPGVPYAAMRLLMILLIFLLFLLGVAEEVEIYFLA; from the coding sequence ATGATGATGAACACGGCGTATATTCTGATCCCGGCCCTTCCGTTTGCCGCCTTCCTGATCATCGCACTGGGCAGCCGGTGGTTAGGCGAGGGGAGCCACCGGCTGGCAATCCCGGCGGTCTCCGCCTCGTTCATCCTCTCGGTCCTGGCCTGTATCGACGTGTACCAAAACGGAGCCAGGTCGATCCCGTTGTATACCCTGATCACATCAGGCAGTCTGACCGTCGAAGCAGGTCTCTATGTAGACGCGGTCACGGTGACCCTGCTGTTCCTCGTCACCGGGGTCAGCAGCCTGGTCCATGTCTTTTCCAGCCGATATATGCAGGCGGACCCGCGCTACGCCCGCTTCTTCGCACTGATCGCGCTCTTTACCTTCGCCATGGTCATGCTGGTCATGGGCGCGAATCTGTTCATGTTATTCATGTTCTGGGAAATCATGGGCCTGTGCTCCTACCTATTGATTTCCCATTGGTCACGCCGTCCGTCGGCCTGCGACGCCGCGACGAAAGCCTTTCTCGTGAATGGGGTGGCGGATATCGGCCTCGCATTCGGCATCTACCTGACCTGGGCCACCTTCGGCACGCTCGACATTCAGACGATCTTGTCGGCTGCGCCACAGTACGCCGATCAGACGGTGAACCTCCTTGGATGGCTCGGTCTTGAGTGGCAGGCCCCCATCCTCTCCGTGATTGCGTTGCTGTTGTTCATGGGCCCGATCGGCAAGTCCGCGCAGATTCCCCTCCACGTCTGGCTCCCATTTGCGATGGAAGCCCCGACCCCGGTCTCCGCGCTGATCCACGCCGCGACCATGGTCAACGCGGGCGTGTACCTCCTGATCCGGATGGCGCCGCTGTATGTGCTGGCCCCGGGCATCATGAACGTGGTGGCGGTCATCGGCGGCATGACCGCCCTCTTTGCCGCCCTGGTCGCCCTCACGCAATTCGACATCAAGCGCATTCTGGCCTATTCGACGATCAGCCAACTGGGGTTCATGGTGATGGCCTGCGGCGTCGGCGCATACGGTGCCGCCATCTTTCACCTCCTTACCCATGGCGCCATGAAGAGTTTCCTCTTTCTCTCCGCAGGCAGCGCCCTTCACAATCTCGGTGGAGCCCACCATGGTGAACACGACGGCGATCACGCCGAACACGGAGGTCCATCGCGACCACGGGTGTCACGACAATATGTCCGCCTGTACGTCGGCGCCCTGATCATGGGGTTGATTCCACCGATCGTCATTTTCTGGGGGCCCTACGAACAGTTGTGGGAACTGTCGCATCTCGACCATGCACGGGTTGCCTTCTGGATCACGGGGCTGGCAACGACGTTTTTCGTCGCATTCTATCTGTTCCAGGGGACCATGGAGATCTTCACGCCATCCGGTCGCGTCGACTGGTCCGAGGGATTTCGACCGGAGATGATGCGGCCGCAACTGTTTTCGGCATCGCTGCTCCTGGGACTCATTCCCATTACGGCAGGACTCGCCCTGCTCCGCCTTCTGATCTGGGGCGACTTTCTCGAATTCATTTCTCCGGTACACCATGAGGGGGCCGCTGCTCTGGAGAGGATTTTGCTCGCGGGCTGGTCCCCCGTGAGCCTTCTTCTTGGCGTCGGCGTCGCGATAGCCGGCTGGGCCACGGCGTTCTATTTCCATATCTTTCCGATCCATCCCTCGGCATGGTGGGCGGAGCGCAAAAAAGCGCTCTACCTGTTCTTTTTGAATCAAGGGTACTTCGATCAAGTCTACGAGACCATGATCATCCGCCCGTACCTGCGATTCGCTTCGTGGCTCTGGCAAAACCTGGATGTGCGGCTTATCGATCGGCCCTCGGACTGGCTTGTACACACAGCGGACAAGATCGGGATGCGTGTCGTGAAAGTCTTTGGCGGCAACCAGGCCGTTGACGTCAAACCTGGGGTGCCGTATGCCGCGATGCGCTTGCTGATGATACTGTTGATCTTTCTCCTGTTCCTGCTGGGTGTGGCCGAGGAGGTCGAGATTTATTTCTTAGCGTGA
- a CDS encoding DUF2309 domain-containing protein, with protein MEHASQPALNEAEREELRALVSQAVEAIPPNWPLRTFAYRNPLVGFEHLPFEEAVSRAKEVIGGEGYLSTAEYRACYAEGRISEQELLSALRSREPELASQDGVRAGERSLHPEEILLVHCVYGIDPLDPKLLQWQLTEEDATHRIRPDVPQSIKDRLRSHAAGRDPEAVYIRSLWSGALKALDLSEDGSAGNHGHSPTRAQAGGSVQAGHGPAQQRIRTAVEIIDDLTGSDLKQAINEHMIKWCAAFVDEGMADWPMPSRRHGFYRAWRDLASREAARWTLGISDWARRVKALPDRPEDALASSLHRLQVPDEQREEYLRRHLSRLPGWAGYIRWRDKNPDYPEQARHPIDPLEYLAVRLFYEAELAEKVCRSTLGINSVLPDLLERARSHDLNDANSHAHAHDAHTETVCRDVWRLFHMAQFLELRPEDLQHLPPADARSLLSWLDRFPSDALRPVWHEAYEAEYRHSLIARLVSERQKSAADTSQERPRPRAQAAFCIDARSKPFRRHLEAQGDYDTIGFAGFFGTPIDYRMLNREEDLLLCPVLIKPKYVVKEEPRWAQDPEVQRYLLGDHWREFVRHLFHQAKANPASSYLTFDLFGLVFGLAMLGKTLLVKPYELVRTGLRRWLTPPIPTRIPVEKFPEREREAFIDGNERACIAEVLEQRIDRRNVTVTLSQEVLEEFRLAALREPEACGHAMRQTTASERLGLSVEQEHALLEELRYQYGLNARNHHVSLEHFAARRFSPAEKSAVVENALRVMSLTRGFARLVLLCGHGSTTENNPYASAYHCGACGGNPGGPNARVLAALANKPKVRQELRNQGIEIPEDTWFIAGEHNTTTDHVTLFDLEELPESHRPDVRQLQQDLEAARLLNTQERLARLPGAPSGTLPQAAARYTSQVSRDWAQVRPEWGLSSNAAFIVGRRSLTRGLKLDGRVFLHNYDQSQDETGRALEAIMTAPLVVCQMINFQYYFSATDSWVFGSGTKVLHNVVSGVGVMLGRHSDLQTGFPFQALTTGSRRFHEPLRLLAVIEADQGRISQVISRHVVLQNFFNNQWLYLVSCHPTTGEFSEYQPGGTWKAISPQIS; from the coding sequence ATGGAACACGCCTCCCAGCCTGCACTGAACGAGGCAGAGCGTGAGGAGCTTCGAGCTCTGGTATCACAGGCGGTCGAAGCCATTCCTCCGAACTGGCCGCTGCGTACCTTCGCCTATCGCAATCCCTTGGTCGGGTTCGAACATTTGCCCTTTGAAGAAGCCGTCTCGCGAGCGAAGGAGGTGATTGGAGGAGAAGGCTATCTATCCACTGCGGAGTACCGAGCATGCTACGCCGAGGGACGGATTTCCGAGCAGGAGCTTTTGAGTGCCCTGCGATCGCGGGAGCCGGAGCTCGCATCGCAGGACGGTGTTCGTGCCGGAGAGCGGAGTCTCCATCCTGAAGAGATCCTCCTAGTCCACTGTGTGTACGGCATCGATCCGCTCGACCCCAAATTATTGCAATGGCAACTCACAGAGGAAGACGCCACCCACCGTATCCGTCCTGATGTTCCCCAGTCCATCAAAGATCGGCTGCGATCGCACGCGGCGGGGCGCGACCCTGAAGCGGTCTACATTCGTTCGCTGTGGTCCGGGGCCTTGAAGGCGCTCGATCTCTCCGAAGATGGGTCGGCCGGCAACCATGGGCATTCCCCCACAAGGGCCCAGGCTGGAGGATCTGTGCAAGCCGGGCATGGACCGGCGCAGCAGCGCATCCGCACCGCCGTCGAGATCATCGACGATCTCACCGGCTCCGATCTGAAACAAGCGATCAACGAACACATGATCAAGTGGTGCGCCGCATTCGTGGATGAAGGCATGGCGGATTGGCCGATGCCCTCACGCAGGCACGGATTTTATCGGGCCTGGCGGGATCTCGCGTCGCGCGAGGCTGCTCGATGGACTCTCGGGATCTCCGACTGGGCTCGAAGGGTGAAGGCGCTCCCAGACCGCCCTGAAGATGCCCTCGCGTCGAGCCTTCACCGCTTGCAGGTCCCCGACGAGCAACGGGAAGAGTACCTGCGCCGGCACCTCAGCCGGTTGCCGGGCTGGGCCGGCTATATTCGCTGGCGAGACAAGAACCCGGATTATCCTGAACAGGCCCGTCACCCCATCGATCCGCTGGAATACCTGGCCGTGCGCCTGTTTTACGAGGCTGAGCTGGCCGAGAAAGTCTGTCGGAGTACGTTAGGCATCAACTCGGTACTTCCCGATCTCCTCGAACGCGCAAGATCCCATGATCTGAATGACGCCAACTCCCATGCCCATGCACACGACGCGCACACGGAAACCGTCTGCCGGGACGTCTGGCGACTCTTCCACATGGCTCAATTCCTCGAGCTTCGCCCTGAGGATCTTCAACACCTGCCGCCGGCGGATGCCAGGTCGTTGCTGTCCTGGCTCGATCGGTTCCCTTCCGACGCGCTCCGTCCTGTGTGGCACGAGGCCTACGAGGCAGAATATCGACACTCGCTGATTGCGAGGCTGGTGAGCGAGAGGCAGAAATCCGCAGCCGACACAAGTCAGGAGCGTCCGAGACCTCGAGCGCAAGCTGCGTTCTGTATCGATGCCCGCTCCAAGCCGTTCCGCCGTCATCTGGAAGCTCAGGGCGACTACGATACGATCGGATTCGCCGGGTTTTTCGGCACGCCGATCGACTACCGCATGCTCAATCGTGAGGAAGATCTTCTCCTCTGTCCCGTGCTGATCAAGCCAAAATATGTGGTGAAGGAGGAGCCGCGGTGGGCTCAGGACCCCGAGGTCCAACGCTACCTGCTCGGCGACCACTGGAGAGAGTTCGTTCGGCACCTGTTTCACCAGGCCAAGGCGAACCCAGCCAGTTCCTATCTCACGTTCGACCTGTTTGGGTTGGTGTTCGGACTGGCGATGTTGGGGAAAACCCTGCTTGTGAAGCCCTATGAGCTGGTGCGCACGGGGTTGCGTCGCTGGCTCACCCCACCGATCCCGACCCGAATCCCGGTAGAGAAATTCCCTGAACGGGAGCGAGAGGCTTTCATTGACGGCAACGAACGGGCTTGCATCGCCGAGGTACTCGAACAGCGGATCGACCGTCGGAACGTCACGGTCACCCTCTCGCAGGAGGTCCTCGAAGAATTTCGGCTCGCCGCCCTTCGGGAGCCGGAGGCTTGCGGCCACGCGATGCGACAGACCACAGCGTCCGAGCGGCTTGGTCTTTCTGTGGAGCAGGAGCATGCCTTATTGGAGGAACTCCGATATCAGTACGGGCTCAATGCCCGCAACCACCATGTGTCGCTCGAACATTTCGCGGCGCGCAGGTTCTCCCCGGCAGAAAAATCGGCGGTGGTCGAAAACGCACTCCGCGTCATGAGCCTGACGAGAGGGTTCGCTCGCTTGGTGCTGCTCTGCGGCCATGGGAGCACCACAGAGAACAACCCGTACGCATCCGCGTACCACTGCGGGGCCTGCGGAGGGAATCCCGGCGGACCCAATGCCAGGGTCTTGGCAGCCCTGGCCAATAAGCCGAAGGTCCGCCAGGAGCTACGGAACCAGGGGATCGAGATTCCGGAGGACACGTGGTTTATCGCCGGTGAGCACAATACGACCACGGACCATGTCACCTTGTTTGATCTGGAAGAATTGCCCGAGTCGCACCGTCCGGATGTGCGCCAGTTGCAACAGGATCTGGAAGCGGCAAGACTCCTGAACACACAGGAACGCCTGGCTCGATTGCCGGGGGCTCCCAGCGGGACCTTGCCCCAGGCTGCCGCCCGCTATACATCGCAAGTCAGCCGTGACTGGGCCCAAGTCCGACCGGAGTGGGGGCTCTCCAGCAATGCGGCATTTATTGTTGGACGCCGGTCGCTGACACGAGGCCTCAAGCTTGACGGTCGGGTCTTTCTCCACAATTACGACCAGTCCCAGGACGAAACCGGCAGGGCGCTGGAAGCCATCATGACCGCCCCGCTGGTCGTCTGCCAAATGATCAATTTTCAATATTATTTCTCCGCGACGGACAGCTGGGTGTTCGGGAGCGGGACCAAAGTCTTGCACAACGTCGTCAGCGGAGTCGGCGTGATGCTCGGAAGACACAGCGATCTGCAAACAGGGTTTCCCTTTCAAGCCCTGACCACGGGATCTCGCCGGTTTCATGAGCCGCTCCGTCTGCTCGCCGTGATCGAGGCGGACCAGGGAAGAATCTCCCAGGTCATCTCCCGCCACGTGGTGCTTCAGAATTTTTTCAACAATCAGTGGCTCTATCTCGTCTCCTGCCATCCCACCACGGGAGAGTTTTCGGAATATCAGCCAGGAGGCACCTGGAAGGCGATTTCCCCACAGATCTCATGA
- a CDS encoding NADH-quinone oxidoreductase subunit M: protein MENPASLFGIPHLVSWIVLTPFIGMVIVALLRHAEIIRWTTLGTTLITLGLTVRLWASFDYRAGGMQFVDRVPFPLGFFEYAVGVDGISLPLIFLTTFIIPLCVLVSWRIDNTKAFMLLILLVELAVTGVFTSMDAFLFLLFWEAAMIPMYFVIAFWGGPKRTQAAIKFLLFSVGGSLLLSLGIEALHHFGHTFYLPDLMQMKYAPNVQLLIFVPLFLGFAIKVPMLPVHGWIADAHGEAPATGSAILSGLLLKMGAYGLLRFCIAILPDASTSFAPLIQWLSVLAILYGGAMAIAQPNFKRLIAYSSIAHMGFVTLGIFGLNTQSVQGAVLQMVNHGITTGALFLLAGMLYDRTHDRTINNYGGLHQVMPRFAVVFSIFTVASFGLPGTGNFIGEFLVLAGTVSHSYLMVLLVLAGIVLGAAYMLWMFQRLVLGPVTPYVSTLPDLTRREMVAVIPMAVVVFAIGLYPGIFLNLTQASVTTIVQDFAQMQPLRILALFTAP, encoded by the coding sequence ATGGAAAATCCTGCAAGCTTGTTCGGGATCCCCCATCTGGTCAGTTGGATTGTGCTGACCCCCTTCATCGGGATGGTCATCGTGGCATTGCTCCGCCATGCGGAGATCATCCGCTGGACGACCCTCGGCACCACCTTGATCACGTTGGGGCTCACGGTGAGGCTGTGGGCAAGCTTTGACTACAGGGCCGGCGGGATGCAGTTTGTGGACCGCGTGCCATTTCCGCTGGGCTTCTTTGAATACGCGGTTGGCGTGGACGGCATCAGCTTGCCGCTGATCTTTCTCACAACATTTATCATCCCCTTGTGCGTCCTCGTCTCTTGGAGGATTGATAACACAAAAGCCTTTATGCTGCTCATCCTCCTGGTGGAACTAGCCGTGACAGGCGTGTTCACGTCCATGGACGCCTTCCTCTTTTTGCTCTTCTGGGAAGCCGCGATGATTCCCATGTATTTCGTGATCGCGTTCTGGGGAGGACCCAAGCGGACCCAGGCGGCGATCAAGTTCCTCTTGTTCAGCGTGGGGGGGAGCTTGCTGCTGAGTCTCGGGATTGAGGCACTGCACCACTTCGGGCATACCTTCTATCTGCCGGATCTGATGCAGATGAAGTATGCGCCGAATGTTCAGCTCTTGATCTTTGTGCCGTTGTTCCTAGGATTCGCCATCAAGGTGCCCATGCTCCCCGTTCATGGGTGGATCGCCGACGCGCATGGAGAGGCGCCCGCTACGGGTAGCGCCATCCTCTCAGGGCTCCTGCTGAAGATGGGGGCGTACGGGTTGCTCCGGTTCTGTATCGCTATATTACCTGACGCCTCAACGTCGTTCGCCCCGCTTATCCAGTGGCTCTCCGTGCTGGCCATTCTCTACGGCGGCGCCATGGCCATCGCGCAACCTAACTTCAAACGACTCATCGCCTATTCTTCCATCGCGCATATGGGCTTCGTCACCCTGGGTATTTTTGGACTCAACACTCAAAGCGTCCAGGGCGCCGTCCTCCAAATGGTCAATCACGGGATTACCACCGGCGCCCTGTTCCTCCTCGCCGGGATGTTGTACGACCGCACGCATGACCGGACAATCAACAACTATGGGGGGCTGCATCAGGTGATGCCGAGATTCGCGGTGGTCTTTAGTATCTTCACCGTGGCGTCTTTTGGATTGCCGGGGACAGGCAATTTCATCGGGGAGTTCCTCGTCCTGGCTGGAACCGTGTCTCATAGCTACCTCATGGTCCTGCTTGTCCTGGCGGGGATCGTGCTCGGAGCCGCCTACATGCTCTGGATGTTTCAACGGCTGGTGCTGGGACCTGTGACCCCCTACGTGTCCACCTTGCCGGACCTGACTCGCCGCGAGATGGTGGCCGTCATACCGATGGCGGTCGTCGTGTTTGCCATTGGTCTCTACCCGGGCATCTTTCTGAATCTGACGCAGGCGAGCGTCACCACCATCGTGCAGGACTTCGCGCAGATGCAGCCGCTCCGGATCTTGGCACTGTTCACCGCGCCATGA
- a CDS encoding ABC transporter substrate-binding protein, with protein MTTIINMTIQKLPHLLLLLGVIAGSAFWSPVLAATSSDRIDSSATEAVKGTIDDLIRVLDNETMKQPERAEERRRAIEGIIKQRVDYEEMAKRALGATWAKVSYRDQREFVGLFVQLLRDSFASRITDRSDEQVVFLGELRNDAFAEVKAHIKGRKIDTPVDFRLIYRAQEWRVYDVVIDGASIVSNYRSHFTSIIRDVSYGGLVKKMKEKAIAIKTFEKSPLP; from the coding sequence GTGACGACCATCATCAACATGACGATCCAAAAACTCCCACATCTGCTGCTTCTCTTAGGAGTAATCGCTGGATCGGCCTTCTGGTCTCCTGTGCTGGCCGCCACTTCATCAGACCGGATTGACTCAAGCGCGACAGAAGCGGTGAAGGGCACGATCGACGATCTGATCCGAGTCCTCGATAACGAAACCATGAAGCAACCTGAACGGGCCGAAGAACGACGGCGTGCCATCGAAGGAATCATCAAACAGCGTGTGGATTACGAGGAAATGGCGAAACGTGCCTTAGGGGCCACCTGGGCCAAGGTTTCCTATCGAGACCAGCGCGAGTTCGTCGGCCTCTTCGTGCAACTCCTTCGAGATTCATTTGCGAGCCGCATCACCGACCGCTCTGACGAACAGGTGGTCTTTCTGGGGGAACTTCGGAATGACGCCTTTGCCGAAGTCAAAGCACACATAAAGGGACGGAAGATCGACACGCCGGTCGACTTTCGGCTGATTTACCGTGCCCAGGAATGGCGGGTTTATGACGTCGTCATTGATGGAGCCAGCATCGTGAGCAATTACCGATCACATTTCACCAGTATTATTCGTGATGTTTCATATGGCGGGTTAGTCAAGAAGATGAAAGAGAAGGCCATCGCTATCAAAACCTTTGAAAAATCTCCGTTGCCGTAA
- a CDS encoding glutamine--tRNA ligase/YqeY domain fusion protein, with protein MTEQAGASNFIRDIVAADHAAGKHGGRVVLRFPPEPNGYLHIGHAKSICLNFGIANDIPGGICHLRFDDTNPTTENTEYVQAIQNDITWLGFDWHGKMFFASDYFERLYEFALRLIQKGLAYVDSLTAEEIRAYRGTLTQPGVDSPSRSRSIDENLDLFRRMRAGEFADGAYVLRAKIDMASANINHRDPVLYRIRHAAHYRTGSAWCLYPAYDFAHPLSDALEGITHSICTLEFEDHRPLYDWVVEQTEAPHRPQQIEFARLNLTNTVMSKRKLIELVEQQLVSGWDDPRLPSIGGLRRRGYTPEAIRAFCDHIGVAKRDAIVEMQLLEHFVREDLNKRATRVMAVLRPLKIILDNYPDGQSEELEAINNPEDPSAGTRKVPFSRILYIERDDFREDPPKQFFRLAPGREVRLRYAYIIKCVGVTRDPQTGEITELHCTYDPTTKSGASQEQRKVKATIHWVSEAHAAKAEVRLYNPLLVTDLAKVPPDHDWTAYLNPNSLERITNCLVEPSLQQTTPGTRYQFERLGYFCTDLDSTSGTLVFNRTVSLKDAWAKVEKTQPAR; from the coding sequence ATGACTGAACAGGCTGGCGCTTCAAACTTTATCCGCGACATCGTGGCCGCCGATCACGCAGCCGGCAAACATGGAGGCCGGGTCGTGCTGCGCTTTCCACCGGAGCCGAACGGCTATCTCCATATCGGCCACGCGAAATCGATTTGCCTGAATTTCGGGATCGCGAACGACATTCCCGGCGGCATCTGCCACCTGCGGTTCGACGATACCAATCCGACCACCGAAAATACGGAATATGTCCAGGCCATTCAGAACGACATCACGTGGCTGGGATTCGACTGGCACGGGAAGATGTTTTTTGCCTCGGATTACTTCGAACGACTCTACGAGTTTGCTCTACGATTGATTCAAAAAGGCCTGGCATACGTCGACTCATTGACGGCCGAAGAGATACGTGCCTATCGAGGCACCCTGACTCAGCCCGGGGTAGACAGCCCTTCTCGCAGCCGTTCGATCGATGAAAACCTTGACCTCTTTCGGCGCATGAGGGCCGGAGAGTTCGCTGACGGCGCCTACGTGCTTCGCGCCAAAATCGACATGGCTTCGGCCAATATCAACCACCGAGACCCGGTTCTCTACCGCATCCGGCACGCCGCGCATTATCGAACAGGGAGCGCCTGGTGCCTCTATCCGGCCTACGACTTTGCGCATCCTCTCTCGGACGCGCTGGAGGGGATCACCCACTCGATCTGCACCTTGGAATTTGAAGATCACCGGCCTCTCTACGATTGGGTCGTCGAGCAGACTGAGGCGCCGCACCGGCCGCAGCAGATCGAATTCGCCCGTTTGAACCTGACCAATACGGTCATGAGCAAACGTAAACTCATCGAGTTGGTCGAACAGCAACTGGTGAGCGGATGGGATGACCCACGACTGCCGTCGATCGGAGGACTTCGCCGCCGCGGCTATACCCCTGAAGCCATTCGGGCATTCTGCGACCATATCGGCGTCGCCAAACGCGACGCCATCGTCGAGATGCAGCTACTCGAACACTTTGTGCGCGAAGACTTGAACAAGCGAGCAACCAGAGTGATGGCGGTGCTGCGACCGCTCAAAATCATCCTCGACAACTATCCCGATGGCCAATCCGAGGAGTTGGAAGCGATCAACAACCCGGAAGATCCGTCAGCAGGGACAAGAAAGGTCCCGTTTTCTCGCATCCTCTATATTGAGCGGGACGATTTCCGTGAAGATCCGCCCAAGCAATTTTTCCGGCTCGCCCCGGGACGAGAAGTACGACTCCGGTATGCCTACATCATCAAGTGCGTCGGAGTAACAAGGGACCCACAGACCGGCGAGATTACCGAGCTTCACTGTACCTACGATCCCACGACAAAAAGCGGCGCCTCCCAGGAACAGCGCAAGGTCAAGGCGACCATCCATTGGGTCTCCGAAGCCCATGCGGCGAAAGCCGAGGTCCGTCTCTACAACCCCCTCTTGGTGACGGACCTGGCGAAGGTGCCGCCGGATCACGATTGGACAGCCTATCTCAACCCCAATTCACTGGAGCGGATCACGAACTGCCTGGTTGAGCCAAGCTTGCAGCAGACAACGCCCGGCACAAGGTACCAATTCGAGCGATTGGGATACTTCTGTACCGACTTGGATTCGACTTCTGGCACACTGGTGTTCAACCGCACTGTCTCGCTCAAAGACGCCTGGGCAAAGGTCGAAAAAACTCAGCCGGCCCGGTAA